The following are from one region of the Actinoplanes sp. L3-i22 genome:
- the smc gene encoding chromosome segregation protein SMC: MHLKSLTVKGFKSFASATTLRLEPGITCVVGPNGSGKSNVVDAIAWVLGEQGAKALRGGKMEDVIFAGTAGRAPLGRAEVTLTIDNNDGALPIDYTEVSITRRMFRDGASEYEINNNTCRLLDIQELLSDSGIGREMHIIVGQGRLDAMLHAKPEDRRSFIEEAAGVLKHRKRKEKAVRKLDAMQVNLNRLNDLTAELRRQLKPLGRQAEVARRAAGIQSDLRDARLRLLADDLFTLRTTLDREIADESAMRSRRGEVEEENREVQRMLADLEFAHAEDAPLLQAAQDTWYKLSALQERFRSTEQLASERFRHLAATPDDERPGRDPEMLEAEAERVREQEEELREALTDDQMRLAEAVEHRQELERQLAAAEGELRAAAKAIADRREGLAKLVGNVNAARARTSSAAEEIERLAAAHEDALMRAEAAQAEVDVVSAESSDADRDNADLDAKHDEAVAAHDKAAAVVRERSDSERLAEKDAASLKAREEALALGLQRKDGAGALLAKPGQVPGLLGSLASLLTVRAGHETALSAALDTLADSVALASLDEAVEAVRTLKISDAGRAALVIAAPAGPGMQGSLDALRPNLPEGALWAPDVVDCPEQLRPAVNRALRDVVLVPDLAAAVALIGENAELRAVTPEGDVLGMYAAAGGSAKATSYIEVQAAVDEAKAGRAAAEARIAEFKEQLSEVRAQVAELKQAVQVAAQAKRAAEGERNAAARRLAELGAAARSAKAESERLGASRQKAEAAREADLMRVAELEERLRLAEDSPIDEEPSTEERDRLGALVPQSRQNEMEVRLAVRTAEERVSSIAGRADSLQRQANQERQARERAAARRAARARGAEIARAVAAGAHTALNRVAVSVLAAAEERDRIATERTSREAALQEVRATAKRLVAELERLTSEVHRDEMARAEQRMRIEQLEAKAAEDFSLDVETLINEYGPEQPVPPTQAEVTAAEKDGKPVPEPAPFHRPTQEKRANKAERDLTLLGKVNPLALEEFAALEERFKFLSDQLEDLKATRRDLLTVVKDVDDRILEVFSSAFEDTAREFEQVFQVLFPGGEGRLILTDPEDMLTTGVDVEARPAGKKIKRLSLLSGGERSLTAVAMLCAIFRARPSPFYIMDEVEAALDDVNLGRLITLFQQLREKSQLLIITHQKRTMEVADALYGVTMRAGVTQVISQRLNREPED, encoded by the coding sequence GTGCACCTCAAGAGCCTGACGGTCAAGGGCTTCAAGTCCTTCGCGTCCGCCACCACCTTGCGGCTGGAGCCGGGCATCACCTGTGTGGTGGGGCCGAACGGCTCCGGCAAGTCGAACGTCGTCGACGCGATCGCCTGGGTGCTCGGCGAGCAGGGGGCGAAGGCGCTGCGCGGCGGCAAGATGGAGGATGTCATCTTCGCCGGGACGGCGGGGCGGGCGCCGCTGGGCCGGGCCGAGGTCACGCTCACGATCGACAACAACGACGGCGCGCTGCCGATCGACTACACCGAGGTGTCCATCACGCGGCGGATGTTCCGCGACGGCGCCAGTGAGTACGAGATCAACAACAACACCTGCCGGCTGCTCGACATCCAGGAGCTGCTGAGCGACTCCGGGATCGGCCGGGAGATGCACATCATCGTCGGCCAGGGCCGGCTGGACGCGATGCTGCACGCCAAGCCGGAGGACCGCCGCTCGTTCATCGAGGAGGCGGCCGGCGTCCTGAAGCACCGCAAGCGGAAAGAGAAGGCGGTCCGCAAGCTCGACGCGATGCAGGTCAACCTGAACCGGTTGAACGACCTGACCGCGGAGCTGCGCCGCCAGCTGAAGCCGCTGGGCCGGCAGGCGGAGGTGGCCCGCCGGGCCGCCGGCATCCAGTCCGACCTGCGGGACGCGCGGCTGCGGCTGCTCGCCGACGACCTGTTCACGCTGCGGACGACGCTGGACCGGGAGATCGCCGACGAGTCCGCGATGCGGTCCCGGCGGGGCGAGGTCGAGGAGGAGAACCGCGAGGTCCAGCGGATGCTCGCCGATCTCGAGTTCGCGCACGCCGAGGACGCGCCGCTGCTGCAGGCCGCCCAGGACACCTGGTACAAGCTGTCCGCCCTGCAGGAGCGCTTCCGCTCGACCGAGCAGCTGGCCTCGGAGCGGTTCCGGCACCTGGCCGCCACCCCGGACGACGAGCGCCCGGGCCGGGACCCGGAGATGCTCGAGGCCGAGGCCGAGCGGGTCCGGGAGCAGGAGGAGGAGCTCCGCGAGGCGCTCACCGACGACCAGATGCGCCTGGCCGAGGCGGTCGAGCACCGGCAGGAGCTGGAGCGCCAGCTGGCCGCCGCGGAGGGTGAGCTGCGGGCCGCCGCGAAGGCGATCGCCGACCGCCGGGAGGGCCTGGCCAAGCTCGTCGGCAACGTGAACGCCGCGCGCGCCCGGACGAGCAGCGCCGCCGAGGAGATCGAGCGCCTGGCCGCCGCGCACGAGGACGCGCTGATGCGGGCCGAGGCCGCGCAGGCCGAGGTCGACGTGGTCTCGGCCGAGTCGTCGGACGCCGACCGGGACAACGCCGACCTGGACGCCAAGCACGACGAGGCGGTCGCCGCGCACGACAAGGCCGCCGCGGTGGTCCGCGAGCGGTCCGACTCCGAGCGCCTGGCGGAGAAGGACGCGGCCAGCCTGAAGGCCCGCGAGGAGGCGCTCGCCCTCGGCCTGCAGCGCAAGGACGGCGCCGGCGCGCTGCTGGCCAAGCCGGGCCAGGTGCCCGGCCTGCTCGGCAGCCTGGCCTCGTTGCTGACCGTGCGCGCCGGGCACGAGACGGCGCTGTCCGCGGCGCTGGACACGCTGGCCGACTCGGTCGCGCTGGCGAGTCTGGACGAGGCGGTGGAGGCCGTCCGTACCCTCAAGATCTCTGATGCCGGCCGAGCCGCGCTGGTGATCGCGGCGCCGGCCGGGCCCGGGATGCAGGGGTCGTTGGACGCTCTGCGTCCGAATCTTCCGGAGGGCGCCCTCTGGGCGCCCGACGTGGTCGACTGCCCGGAGCAGCTCCGCCCGGCGGTCAACCGCGCGCTGCGTGACGTGGTGCTGGTCCCGGACCTGGCCGCGGCGGTCGCACTGATCGGCGAGAACGCCGAGCTGCGCGCGGTGACGCCGGAGGGCGACGTCCTCGGGATGTACGCGGCGGCCGGCGGCTCGGCGAAGGCGACCAGCTACATCGAGGTGCAGGCGGCGGTCGACGAGGCGAAGGCCGGCCGGGCCGCCGCCGAGGCGCGGATCGCCGAGTTCAAGGAACAGCTTTCCGAGGTACGTGCCCAGGTCGCCGAGCTCAAGCAGGCGGTGCAGGTCGCGGCTCAGGCCAAGCGGGCCGCCGAGGGTGAGCGGAACGCCGCCGCCCGCCGGCTGGCCGAGCTGGGCGCGGCGGCCCGGTCGGCGAAGGCGGAGAGCGAGCGGCTCGGCGCGTCCCGGCAGAAGGCCGAGGCGGCCCGCGAGGCCGACCTGATGCGGGTGGCCGAGTTGGAGGAGCGGCTGCGCCTGGCCGAGGACTCCCCGATCGACGAGGAGCCGTCGACCGAGGAGCGCGACCGGCTGGGCGCGCTGGTCCCGCAGTCCCGGCAGAACGAGATGGAGGTCCGGCTCGCGGTCCGCACGGCCGAGGAGCGGGTCTCCTCGATCGCCGGCCGGGCGGACTCGCTGCAGCGCCAGGCGAACCAGGAGCGGCAGGCCCGGGAGCGGGCCGCGGCCCGGCGGGCGGCCCGCGCGCGGGGCGCCGAGATCGCCCGGGCGGTCGCGGCCGGCGCGCACACCGCGCTGAACCGGGTCGCCGTCTCGGTGCTCGCGGCGGCCGAGGAGCGGGACCGGATCGCCACCGAGCGGACCAGCCGGGAGGCCGCGCTCCAGGAGGTGCGGGCCACCGCGAAACGCCTGGTCGCCGAGCTGGAGCGGCTGACCAGCGAGGTGCACCGGGACGAGATGGCCCGGGCCGAGCAGCGGATGCGGATCGAGCAGCTGGAGGCGAAGGCCGCCGAGGACTTCTCGCTCGACGTCGAGACGCTGATCAACGAGTACGGTCCGGAGCAGCCGGTCCCGCCGACCCAGGCCGAGGTGACCGCGGCGGAGAAGGACGGCAAGCCGGTTCCCGAGCCGGCGCCGTTCCACCGGCCGACCCAGGAGAAGCGGGCCAACAAGGCGGAGCGCGACCTGACCCTGCTCGGCAAGGTCAACCCGCTGGCGCTGGAGGAGTTCGCCGCGCTGGAGGAGCGGTTCAAGTTCCTCTCCGACCAGCTCGAGGACCTCAAGGCGACCCGCCGGGACCTGCTCACCGTGGTCAAGGACGTGGACGACCGGATCCTCGAGGTGTTCTCGTCCGCGTTCGAGGACACCGCGCGCGAGTTCGAGCAGGTCTTCCAGGTGCTCTTCCCGGGTGGTGAGGGCCGGCTGATCCTGACCGACCCGGAGGACATGCTGACCACCGGCGTCGACGTGGAGGCCCGGCCGGCGGGTAAGAAGATCAAGCGGCTGTCGCTGCTCTCCGGTGGCGAGCGCTCGCTGACCGCGGTGGCGATGCTGTGTGCCATCTTCCGGGCCCGGCCCTCGCCGTTCTACATCATGGACGAGGTCGAGGCGGCCCTCGACGACGTCAACCTGGGCCGGTTGATTACGCTCTTCCAGCAACTTCGGGAGAAGAGCCAGCTGCTCATCATCACGCACCAGAAGCGGACGATGGAGGTCGCGGACGCGCTGTACGGCGTGACCATGCGA
- a CDS encoding DUF3492 domain-containing protein — protein MNPTPSRERICLLTGGGYPYRRDALGGWCRTLVDGLHRFRFELLTVTDRELPSAPAYPLPLNVGSARAIALSRKPARFERRRAHLPDSASDAVAQFCHGLLDESATDVFADGLRGLAEMAGNRPSPLPRLPLAEKLLDAWRWGLHPEPDNFPKLSVRDARIAATLLRHALRALAVPVPDVDLVHCVGGTTPLLAALAGRWRSGTPLLLTEARTPVTRRRPGEERLSPAVRLVLRRFRSAVARTGYAEAEIIAPLSGYHHGWALDHGAEPTRLVRVPAGVDPKEYPGAVEVENPPSVVWAGSGGPDSGLTPMLDAFAEITAALPGTVLHLVGVTAKHEEYCADRIEQTGQAGAIRMNPLPADPRERFTVGQVVAHVPGPSDPPSRLIEAMMSGRPVVALDVGPAAETLGETGVVVPADDPSELAIAIVDLLRATPRRRALGDAARQRALNHFTADRVVRVYGALYTDLAAPPPAQAFELALAVPAPRTPMPATLRWLTRED, from the coding sequence GTGAATCCGACCCCGTCGCGCGAGCGCATCTGTCTGCTCACCGGCGGCGGGTACCCGTACCGCCGGGATGCCCTCGGAGGTTGGTGCCGGACGCTCGTCGACGGGCTGCACCGGTTCCGCTTCGAGTTGCTGACCGTCACGGACCGGGAACTGCCGTCCGCTCCCGCGTACCCGCTTCCGCTCAACGTCGGCTCGGCGCGCGCCATCGCGCTGAGCCGCAAACCGGCCCGCTTCGAGCGGCGCCGCGCCCATCTGCCCGACAGCGCCTCGGACGCCGTCGCCCAGTTCTGCCACGGTCTGCTCGACGAGTCGGCGACCGACGTGTTCGCCGACGGGCTGCGCGGCCTCGCCGAGATGGCCGGCAACCGGCCGAGCCCGCTGCCGCGACTGCCGCTCGCCGAGAAGCTGCTCGACGCGTGGCGGTGGGGGCTGCATCCCGAGCCGGACAACTTCCCGAAGCTCAGCGTGCGGGACGCGCGGATCGCGGCGACGCTGCTGCGGCACGCGCTGCGCGCCCTCGCCGTGCCGGTCCCGGACGTGGACCTGGTGCACTGCGTGGGCGGGACGACGCCGCTGCTCGCGGCGCTCGCCGGGCGGTGGCGCAGTGGCACGCCGCTGCTGCTCACCGAGGCGCGCACGCCGGTGACCCGGCGGCGGCCGGGCGAGGAGCGCCTGTCTCCCGCGGTCCGGCTGGTGCTGCGGCGGTTCCGCAGCGCCGTTGCCCGCACCGGATACGCCGAGGCCGAGATCATCGCCCCGCTCAGCGGTTACCACCACGGCTGGGCGCTGGACCACGGCGCGGAGCCGACCCGCCTGGTCCGGGTGCCCGCCGGGGTCGACCCGAAGGAGTATCCGGGGGCGGTCGAGGTGGAGAACCCGCCGAGCGTGGTGTGGGCCGGCAGCGGCGGCCCGGACAGCGGGCTGACCCCGATGCTGGACGCGTTCGCCGAGATCACGGCGGCGTTGCCGGGCACCGTGCTGCACCTGGTCGGGGTCACCGCGAAGCACGAGGAGTACTGCGCCGACCGGATCGAGCAGACCGGTCAGGCCGGCGCGATCCGGATGAACCCGCTGCCCGCCGACCCGCGCGAGCGGTTCACCGTCGGGCAGGTCGTGGCGCACGTGCCGGGGCCGTCCGATCCGCCGTCCCGGCTGATCGAGGCGATGATGTCGGGCCGCCCGGTGGTGGCTCTCGACGTCGGGCCGGCCGCCGAGACGCTCGGCGAGACCGGGGTCGTGGTGCCCGCCGACGACCCGTCCGAGCTGGCCATCGCCATCGTCGACCTGCTGCGGGCGACGCCCCGGCGGCGGGCGCTGGGCGATGCGGCCCGGCAGCGCGCGCTGAACCACTTCACCGCCGACCGGGTGGTGCGGGTGTACGGCGCGCTCTACACCGATCTGGCCGCGCCGCCTCCGGCGCAGGCCTTCGAACTGGCGCTCGCCGTGCCGGCGCCCCGCACCCCCATGCCGGCCACACTGCGCTGGCTGACCAGGGAGGACTGA
- a CDS encoding spherulation-specific family 4 protein yields MKTLFPAYAHPSPELELDADTWIVREHPGDRSTLHQSLGRIDLDWGSRSLADVLQDVDAWRADGVEGLFLDRAPAGSGGVGPVALTVRLAARRGLHRVVLNPGVPTHPLYRDLGVRICTFEGPWSAYQSWDGDGTRPGDGHIVHGVPAALLTAARRLMGRRGAGFGLATDASPDLSPAGAPGGGAHSAD; encoded by the coding sequence GTGAAAACCCTGTTCCCCGCGTACGCACATCCCAGCCCCGAGCTGGAGCTGGACGCCGACACCTGGATCGTCCGCGAACACCCCGGCGACCGCAGCACGCTGCACCAGTCGCTCGGCCGGATCGACCTGGACTGGGGCTCGCGCTCGCTGGCCGACGTCCTGCAGGACGTCGACGCGTGGCGGGCCGACGGCGTCGAGGGCCTGTTCCTGGACCGCGCCCCGGCCGGCTCCGGCGGGGTCGGGCCGGTCGCCCTCACCGTCCGGCTCGCGGCCCGCCGGGGCCTGCACCGCGTCGTGCTGAACCCGGGGGTGCCGACGCATCCGCTCTACCGCGACCTCGGGGTGCGGATCTGCACGTTCGAGGGGCCGTGGTCGGCGTACCAGAGCTGGGACGGCGACGGGACCCGGCCCGGGGACGGGCACATCGTGCACGGGGTACCGGCCGCGCTGCTCACCGCGGCCCGCCGGCTGATGGGGCGCCGGGGGGCCGGCTTCGGCCTGGCCACCGACGCCAGCCCGGACCTGAGCCCGGCCGGAGCTCCCGGCGGCGGCGCCCACAGCGCCGACTGA